The genome window ggtcacagagggttataccatcatgtaacctggtcctaagagagtcctaaggcatatctaaattatactttaacgggtcagaactgaagtcaatgcaaaagtcaaagctttgcgactttcggctccgaaccgggtcaaaaatagaaaatggtcggatcaaacaagcttagactagttaatatacttaatatcatgttttatgagtgcctaaacaggttacatatcatctacattacagattatgcatgaaattgcaaaatagcatttctgttgactttttctaagcacgtttgactcgacatttggacatgttagagtgggaatcagagggtgcccttttaggggtttaaagcccacatgattaccaacatataactatctttgattcgacaaaccactggaccatttgtgatttatcgcaaagtcaatcgttaattacgacggattgacttttaagctaaactatgcataaactaagccacaaaagggtaggcatacttacagaagcttggtgcacgactaaggatgttagAGGAAttcttgagagctccagagatgaattagaatgcaggtttgaggtgtgttgaacattggtgcaatgcattggcttttatagtgaGTTTCcatgctcaagatcattacaactcactctacaATGGTCCATGGATGATCAGAAGGTGTCCTaaagtgctaggggacatgtagagggcgcccatgcttcaattaatgcctaaatgatcgttcacaagctcaaacattgaatctgtctaagatttctgcatctgggactcgtacgcggcccgcattagagatcatgcaacatggacgcgggccgcatgaatcctaaagtcagtaaacgaatctgcaactggcgcgcggcccgcattagctcaccCAAATCCTTAACGCGACCCGCCTGAgggttgatttccaagattttcaaatcttttgtaatgattaacctgacctttcggtttcgaaggggtaactttgcgatttggccctcgattatttaccattAAGGGCCTcatgacttttacccgcattgttaagtccccggttggtttaattactatccgaaaagccttaacttttattgttgacgcttttaacccctcgcatgcgaatttgatcataactttctcgttttaaaacgaaacttcgcgaaatttatatcgtatattctagtgagcgtattttactgttacaaagcctcggtttcgtcaaagggtcactcagaggtataaattaaacatgttgacacaattgaTTGTATTGCCCATATATAAGAAGCTTACGGAATTATTTTTGAGTGCTCGATTTGAAACTTCTCTCGATGTCATCCATCATGAATACTCTCACTCAATCATACTTATACTTAACTGTAAATCTATCTAATTTAGAACCAATATGTTCTGCGCGTATTTAACGTGGACAAGAGAAACGGCTCAGCTCGTTTATAACCCTACTCATGGTGTGGTATCACTTAAAATCTTTTATCCATCTTTATTGCTACATTTGCATCTTGTTTAAATCAACTTATTTCATTGTCACAAGAACTTGATTTTAAGCTGAGAGTTaaaaaaatgatttgaaaaatTGTTTGTTGTATCCAATTTACCTTGGTTTGTTGTACAGCAAAAGCCTTCTCTTTCAAGTCAAGCATTACATATGGGATAAACGTGTTTTATTCAGTCACAAGAACAAGTATCAACAAAGATCAATCGAAGAAATTTCACATACCCAAACCAGATTGTTATTACCCCTTCGATTAAAATTGATAGCAAATTACAAGAACAAATCACTTACAAAATTCCTCACAACAACTCGAACTGATTATCAACATGATAATCACTAACTGATTAACAGGAAACACTCAACCTAAACTCAGATTCAAGGCGAATCTGAGATGTATACGAAAACCCTAATCAGAACAAGAACGAGATGAAAACAGATGTGAGAGAACAATAATGCAAGTAGTTGAGTTCACACAATCCCAATGCACCCTTTTTATATCTGAATATAATAACTGGATGTCTTCATATGCGAACAAGTCTTCACTTCAGCCCATATGTCCAGCAAGCCCACTTTATCTCTCTTCAATTAAGCCCAAATCACCAAAGACCCATTTCATTTCCATCTCGCATCAGCCCAACGTTTTATATGCAAGAATAGAACACATGTTAGAAAAATAACTAAACTGATATGGATATGAAATAAACTGTATTAATTATGTATGTGTAAGAACAAAATACACATTAAATTTTTATATACAAGTCATTGATATGAATGAGATGTATAattttaacaccccccccccacAGATCAATTACTGAAACGATCTTGCATGTTTAATTTTTCACACAAAAAATCATGTTGAGTAGCCAACACACCTTTCGTAAAAATATCAGCTATTTGATCTTCAGACTGAATACCAACTGGTTTAAGAATACCTTTTGATATCTTTTCTCTCAAGAAGAACAAGTCAAGCTCAAAGTGCTTCGTTTGATCATGAAACACTGGATTCGCAGCAATAGCTAAGGCTGCAGAGCTATCACAAAATAAACATACAGGAAGGCTTACGTTGACACTAAGTTCACTTAGAATATTAATAAGCCACAAAACCTCGCAAGCAACAGCACACAAAGCTCTATATTCGGCCTCAGCCGACGACCTAGAGACAGTGCTTTGCTTTTTACTTTTCCAGGAAACTAAATTGTTTCCCAAAAAAACGCAAAATCCAGTAACAGATTTTCTAGACTCGGTAACAGACTTTCCCCAATCGGAGTCTGCATATGCTTTCATATCAAATGAAATATTCCTTTTAAACATAATACCTTTTCCAGGAGATTTTTTCAAATATCTTAATAACTTATATGCAATTTCCAAATGTCCAACAGATGGACTGTGCAAATATTGACTTAAAAAATGCACACCATAAGCTATATCTGGTCTTGTATGTGACAAGTAGATTAGCTTACCAACAAGTTTTTGATAGAATGTAACATTTAACAGCAATTGATGTTTTTCTTTGCAAATATTTGCAACCACATGATTCTGTTCAATAGGACAATTACTAGGCTTACACCCAAGCATCCCATATTCACTTAGTAACTCCATACAGTATTTCCGTTGTGATAAACAAATACCATTTTTATCTTTTATAACCTCAATACCCAAAAAGTACTTTAGCTCACCCAAGTCTTTAATTAAAAAATTAGACTTTAAAGCCTTTTTTACTTCGGTAATTTCATCTAGGCTATTTCCAGTTAaaacaatatcatcaacataaacaaAAAGTACCACaacagtattattattatttttcacaAACATAGAATTTCTAGGAGCCTGTTTCAAACCATAAAGAGATTTCTTTAATTTGCAAACCCTAGACTCATCCTTAGAATAATAACCTTCAGGCAAAGACATATAAACATCTTCATGAAGATCACCATATAGAAACGCATTGTTAATGTCAAGTTGAAACAGTTGCCAATCATTTTGAACAACAAGTGATAAAACACATCTAATAGTAACCATTTTTACAACCGGTGCAAAAGTTTCATCGAAATCAACACCCTCTTTTTGGCTATACCCTTTTGCAACTAACCTAGCCTTGAACCTCTCAATCTCACCGGAAGACttgtatttaattttatatatccATTTACACCCAACTAGACTTCTGCCTTTAGGTAAATGAACCAAATCCCAAGTCCCATTCCTATTTATAGCTTCAATTTCATCATTCATGGCTGTAACCCAATTAGGATCCTTGACAGCTTCATTGAATGATCTAGGTTCAACACTTTTATTTAGACAAGTAGCAAAACATTTATTTTCTATAGACAGGTTAGAATAGTTAACAACTTTTTCAATCCCATACTTAACTTTTCCCTCTACGGCATAATCCTCAAATCTCTTAGGCATGTTAGTAACCCTACCAGACCTCCTATTTACAGATCGAGACTCTAAAGCAGAACTTATTCCCTCAGAATTTATCGCTTCTACACAATCTTCACTCACACCCTCAACCCTACCAGACTCACCATCTCTACTCCTAGGCTGCTGAAACTCAGCCATGCCTCTAGAAGGGACAGTTTGAGTCTCTGGTTGTTGAGACTGATGTGGTAAAGATTCATCAGTAGACGCATCCCTTTCCTCATCATAGGGTATTCCTGATTGTTGAGTCTCGATGTTATCATACAAGTCAAAAAAATTAAGTGTATTGACTTCAAGATGTGTGTTCATATCAAATGAATCAaaaacaactttttctttaaaagGAAACACATGTTCATAAAACTTAACGTCTTTGGAAAAAAACACAGTTTTACTATCTAAACTAAAAACTTTATAACCTTTTTTTTTGTAACACTCTACTTAAATTACGTCATATTTTAAACCGACTAAATAAGAAAGTTCATAATTATTTAAAACATTTAGTCCATAAGTGTTTGAGAACAACCACTAAACTTAAAGGATAATTGTGTAATTCATTCATTACAAAGTTTTCAAAAAGAACTTCTAAAACAAAAGTGAAAATCATCTTCTTGAGAGTGTTCGGTTCATAAGTCTTGTATTGATCACCATCCGCTCGATTGACTTACTTGAAATCTGAAATTTTAACAAAACAATAATGTTAGGATCCTTAAATTTTCATATAAATAAGTGTGGCGTAAAACGAATTCGATATACACCGTTTTtgcaaaacaaaacaattttggcagggctccaccgtaaattacggtggacaccgtaatttacggtgggcgcTGGGAGTTTATGGTTTCACCGTAAACCAGGAGGAAACCACCGTAAGAGTTTgccctccaccgtaaattacggtaataccgtaatttacggtagactctgcaATTCCTTTCTttttgctgttttgacccgtttaaaacaTTTCCTGCACTTCTCAGCCATCAAAGTGCAGCACGGGGTATTTCCTCGCAACAAGTTCGACCCATTTTGGATCCCTTTCTTCAACACAcacgctcccattaccggtttgcgtgATTCTAATATTTTTCCCATTTCCCACACCCGGGCTTATGGTCTACGGATGGGGTACTTccgttacccggtttgtacccaTCTTTTATCTACTTATCTGGGTTGTCATCATGAAGTCCATCATTTTAGACAACCAACCAACACGATTCTAAATTGTTCAATCTATCACCCATAAGTAAGAAACCCAAATCATCATCATTAAAGTAGCGTCAACTACATACCTTAGAGCTTTCCCTTTTGGCGAGCGTCCgcaccggcttgacttcccgacgCCTCACTCGTGTTGCCTAAAACATACAAGCCAATTTATCATTAGAACCATTCGGCTCATGATTAAGCTTGTCACTTTACCAACACCACATTTGTGTCGATCAatgtcttttaggcattttatcaagcaTCTTGTGTGCATAATTTCTTACAATTTGTAACTAAGTTTAACATTCATGATTTAGCCATGGCAAACATCAAATTAAGCGATTTTGctaaattttacatcaataattTCTGAATTCTTGTTCATAAAACTTGAATTACTCTAGGAAACATCAAAATCCTAATGTTTCATACCTTTCTACAAAACCCACATATCACCTCTAATGGTGATCATGAATTTTACAAGAATTAAACCAAATTTCAACAAGAAATCTACTAGGGTTCATCCTTATACACTATTTCAAGTAAAACAAGCATCATGCATGACCAGATTTCAATCTTATGATTTTATCCAAAATCTAAGGTAGAACCAAATCAtgaaattttgcataccttacAATCTCTTAGTCAAGATGATCACAACCCTATATTCAGATTTCAATTCGGACTTGATTTGCACCTTTAATTGATGGATTTTTTGTGAATTTTAGGGTTTGAGGGAAATCCCCTCTTGTTGCCTGGCTTTGATCGatcaaacacacacttaggtgtgtgtttggtgtgttatTTTACTATTAGTAAATTAAGTTTCAGAATTGACACATTTGGTCCCTCAATTATACATGGGCTATAAATCAAGGGTTTTCAATTATACTTTGTCATATTTTGTTAAGATttctactaactaggttatttttcaTAGCCTTTTATCTTAACTCACTACtagtattttatttaaattataacattaatattttcggggtgttacaagtccaccccccttaaagagggtttcgtccccgaaacctgtttATGTATATGACAGAAGTTCTTATACGTACCGAAAAGTGTAGGGTGTAGTCGTTTCATTTCCTCTTCAGACTCCCAAGTGGTGTCCGACCCTTTTCggtgttcccatttgacctttacttgatAGACCATCTTGTTCCTTAAGCTTTTCACCTTACGGTCTAGAATTGCAATTGGTCTCACCGCGTAGTTGAGACTATTATCTATCTCGATGTCGTCATAACGAATATACGCGGTTTCGTCGGCTAGACATTTCCGGAGATGTGATACATGGAACGTACTATGTATCCCACTCAATTCAGGGGGCAACTCGTGACGGTAAGCCACCCTACCGACTTGCTCGATGATTCTGAAGGGCCCTATAAATCTTGGGCTTAATTTCCCCCTTTTTCTGAACCGGATTATTCCTTTCCATggtgataccttcaacataaccttatcaccaacttggaactcAATCGGTCTTTTTCGTTTGTCCGCATACGCCTTTTGTCGATTTTGGGCCGCCCTTAGGTGAGCTCGGACTATATCGATCTTTTGATTAGTGAGTCCGATTACATCTTTATGTTCAAGTTCACGTGGACCAACctcaccccaacataccggagttcgaCACTTCCTTCCGTATAGCAATTCATACGGAGCCATGCCGATGCTtgcgtggtaactgttattatatgagaattcaaccaacggtAGGTGAAtatcccaactacccccgaagtcAATTATGCACGCTCGTAAcatatctcccaacgtttgtattgttctttcactttgaccatccgtttgaggatggtacgcgGTGCTAAGAAACAATTTGGTTCCCATTTGTTTTTGGAAATCGCGCCAAAAATTTGAAgtgaaccgggtatccctatcggaCACGATGGATATCGGCACTCCGTGGCGTGCTATTATCTCATTAGTGTACACTTCTGACATCTTCTCTGAGGTATAAGTTTCTCGGATAGGGATGAAATGGGCACTTTTGGTTAGTCTATCcacaactacccaaatggcatcgaAACCACGGCTAGTTCTGGGCAGCTTGGTTAGCAGGTCCATtgtaatttgttcccacttccaaaccggaaTATCTAATGGTTGCAACTTGCCATAGGGTTTTTGATGCTCCGCTTTGACTTGTAAGCAAGTCAAACATTTCTCCACGTATTTAGCCACATCCCTTTTCATCcccggccaccaatagttttgcttcaagtcccTATACATCTTAGTTGCCCCGGGATGAatcgaatagcgagacttatgtgcctcGTCAAGCAAAAGACTCTTAACACCACATGTGTTTGGGACCCAAATCCGATCATTTCGGCATTTCATCCCATTACTTCCTTCCGTAAGGTCTTTTACCACCCCTTTTATGCGTTCTTTCTTCCAATTTTCTTCCCTTAACGCTTCGGTTTGGGCTTCTCGGATTCGGTCGAGCAGACCTGAAGTTACTACTAACTGCATAGATCGTATTCGTATTGGAACGCATTCgtcctttcggctaagggcatccgccaccacattagcctttccggggtggtagtggatctcgcagtcgtagtcctTCACCACTTCTAACCAGCGtctctgcctcatatttaactctttttgatCGAAAAAGTACTTCAAActtttatggtcagtgaaaatagtacttttcacaccatacaagtaatgcctccagattttcaaGGCAAAGACCACGGCTGCCAACTCGAGATCATGAGTTGGGTACTTTGTTTCATGCGGCTTAAGTTGCCTAGAGGCGTAGGCGATCACCCTTCCCCTTTGCATTAGTACGCACCCAAGGCCTAGGTGCGATGCATCCGAGTAAACTACCATATCCTCCGTACCATCCGGTAAAGTCAACACCGGTGCACAGGTTAATTTTTCCTTTAATGTCTGAAATGCCTTTTCTTGGTCGCTTCCCCAGACGAACTTCTCATTCTTGCGGGTCAATTTGGTCAACGGCGttgcgatcttggagaaatcctgaatgaatctccgatagtaaCCTGCCAACCCCAAGAAACTCCTAATTTCGGATGGATTCTTTGGAGggttccattttgacaccgctTCCACCTTCGATGGATCCACCAATATTCCTTTGGCACTTATGACGTGCcctaggaattgcacctctcgtaaccagaaggcgcattttgagaatttagcatacaatCTTTCCCGCCTTAATACTTCCAATACTTCCCGTAAATGGTCAGCGTGCTCCGCCTCGTTTCTTGAATAAACGAGGAtgtcgtctatgaaaacaatcaCCGATCTATCAAGCATCGgcttgcatacccggttcatgagatccatgaaggcCGCGggcgcattcgttaatccgaacgACATTACGAGAAACTCGAAATGTCCGTATCgtgtccggaatgccgtttttggTACATCACTTTCCTTCACCCtcaattggtgataacccgatctcaaatcgatttttgaaaaccagctagcgccttgtaattgatcgaataaatcgtcaattctcgggagtgggtatcgattctttaccgtgagtttgtttaactcccggtaatcaatacacatccgcatgctcccgtctttcttctttacaaatagcacGGGAGCCCCCCAAGGAGACACGCTAGGCCGGATGAATCCCTTCTCTAGTAAATCTTGCAACTGAGACATTAACTCTTGCAGTTCTGAAGGTGCCAACCTATACGGTGCCTTAGCAACCGGTTTAGCACCCGGGGTTAGTTCAATCCCGAACTCTATTTCTCGCTCTGGTGGTATTCCCAGGAGATCCTCGGGAAAGACATCCTTAAATTCACGCACCACAGGTACGTCTTCAATTTTGGGCATTTCTTTTTCGACGTCACGCACATAAGTTAGATATGCCTTACACCCGTGTAGTATACACTTGCGGGCTTCTATCATTGAGCATATCACGGGATTACAAGCCTTCTCCCCATAAATGATGACACGCCTTCCGCTCGGAGACGTTAGGTGTATCTCCTTACGTAAGCATATCACCTTAGCATGGtagcgggatagccaatccattccgacGACCACTTGAAATTCACCCATGGACATGGGTATTAAATCAATGGAGTATTCCTCACCATCGATATTCAATTTGCATTCCcgacatacatcacaaacaagaAAACATTTGTTATTACCTACTTCTACTTCCATTGGCAAAGGTAATTTTGTTAATGTAAACATGGGGTTTTGaataaatctatgtgaaacaaaagacttattcgcacccgtatcaaataaaacACGTGCGGGGATCGAATTTATAGTAAATATACCTGTAACCACGTCGGGTTCCATTTTTGCTTCCGCAGCAGTGATTTGGAACGACCTTGCCTTAGCCTTTGGGGTCTCATCCCTAGAACCGGCACTCTCTTTGTTTCCCACCAATTCCGGACATTCTGACTTTTTATGACCCGGTTGGTAACATTTATAGCACACCGTTACTTTGTCGGGGCAATTTGCAACCCCATGCCCTATCTTGCCACATGCCACGCAAGGTTTATTCTTGAAATAGCATTCACCTTTATGAGTGCGTCCACATGTTTTGCAACTCGGAGATCCTCCTTTTGCACTTCCTTTCTTCGAAGATTCAGCTACCTTCGGCTTCTTTGTGGGACTCGGGTTTTCATCCAAGGCCCTCCTTTCACCTCTTTCAACTTGCCTTTTCAGTTCAATCTCGCGTTCCCGCGCCGCATTGATTATATCAGTAAGGCTTTCATAATGtgagggagtcatgaactccctatattcagcCCTAAGCATGGTGTGGTAATAATAAATTTTCTGTTCTTCAGTTTTGACCAAGTCATCACAAAACTTGAGCTTATCCATGAACATTCCCGTAATCTTATCAACGGTTTCACCCTTTTGCCTTAATTGCATGAATTCTTCCTTTATCTTATTTATCACCGCCTTGGGGCTGTGATGTTTGAGGAATGGTACTTTGAAAGCTTCCCAAGTCATCGCCCTTATTGTTTCAACACCCCTTTCGTTTCTGAGgttgtcccaccaatccttggcttggcCTCTAAGTTGGCCAGTTCCATACGCCACGAAGTCACTTTCATCACAATGCGTACGTTCGAAAACACCTTCAATATCGCTTATCCACCTTTGACAAGCAATTGGATCTACCTCTCCATTGAAAACCGGGGGCTTGCACGCCATAAACTTGTTGTAAGAACAACCtttcttttccttagccttgccCCTATCACTGGTAAGGTCTTCTCTTAGTTCACCAATTCTTTCTTCCATAGTCGAAAGTAAGGTGTTTTGCATTCTTTCCACAAATCTTGGTAGACTAACTTCGATGGCCCTACCAACTTCCTCGGCAATCTTCTCTTTCAACTCGTCGGTAGTGAGGGATAGAACATTGTCACTAGCACCTCCCGACATCTTCTTACTGAAATGTTAAAATGATTCAATAAATAATCTTGTTCAATCGCTCTCATGCCTTTACATGAGACTTCGTACTCATTATTCGGCCAAGTATATAACTTTGCCTTATCATTTATACTAAGTGTACTTCCCGGGTTCGAGTATATCACTATACTCCTCCCATACACAACAAATCGTTACCCTTTTTAATCTTTGTAAATTTAATTTACTTTAAATgaattcttaccggatgttgatcaagctttGAACCGAACACAATCCTCTTTAACCTTAGCTCtgaataccaacttgtaacactctacTTAAATTACGTCATATTTTAAACCGACTAAATAAGAAAGTTCATAATTATTTAAAACATTTAGTCCATAAGTGTTTGAGAACAACCACTAAACTTAAAGGATAATTGTGTAATTCATTCATTACAAAGTTTTCAAAAAGAACTTCTAAAACAAAAGTGAAAATCATCTTCTTGAGAGTGTTCGGTTCATAAGTCTTGTATTGATCACCATCCGCTCGATTGACTTACTTGAAATCTGAAATTTTAACAAAACAATAATGTTAGGATCCTTAAATTTTCATATAAATAAGTGTGGCGTAAAACGAATTCGATATACACCGTTTTtgcaaaacaaaacaattttggcagggctccaccgtaaattacggtggacaccgtaatttacggtgggcgcTGGGAGTTTATGGTTTCACCGTAAACCAGGAGGAAACCACCGTAAGAGTTTgccctccaccgtaaattacggtaataccgtaatttacggtagactctgcaATTCCTTTCTTTTTGCTGTTTTGACTCGTTTAAAACATTTCCTGCACTTCT of Helianthus annuus cultivar XRQ/B chromosome 1, HanXRQr2.0-SUNRISE, whole genome shotgun sequence contains these proteins:
- the LOC110936889 gene encoding uncharacterized protein LOC110936889, coding for MSGGASDNVLSLTTDELKEKIAEEVGRAIEVSLPRFVERMQNTLLSTMEERIGELREDLTSDRGKAKEKKGCSYNKFMACKPPVFNGEVDPIACQRWISDIEGVFERTHCDESDFVAYGTGQLRGQAKDWWDNLRNERGVETIRAMTWEAFKVPFLKHHSPKAVINKIKEEFMQLRQKGETVDKITGMFMDKLKFCDDLVKTEEQKIYYYHTMLRAEYREFMTPSHYESLTDIINAAREREIELKRQVERGERRALDENPSPTKKPKVAESSKKGSAKGGSPSCKTCGRTHKGECYFKNKPCVACGKIGHGVANCPDKVTVCYKCYQPGHKKSECPELVGNKESAGSRDETPKAKARSFQITAAEAKMEPDVVTGNTSEASGSQAGADARQKGKL